In the Natrinema amylolyticum genome, one interval contains:
- a CDS encoding oxidoreductase, whose amino-acid sequence MSWTADKIPDQSGCTVVITGANSGIGREATRELARNGATVIMACRSVERGEDAAGDVREDVPDADLRVEECDLGDLESVRAFAERLADETIDVLINNAGVMAIPRSETEDGFETQFGVNHLGHFALTGLLLENLATDEGEPARVVTVSSGVHERGEIDFDDLQGEESYDEWDAYAQSKLANVLFAYELERRFLTAGTNAESMAVHPGYANTQLQFRGPEQSGSRLRMAAMKLMNTVVAQSAEMGALPTLYAATAPEAEGGAYYGPGGFKNMRGTPERQASSDRSYDEETARRLWAVSEDLTGVEYDLPEPKVEVPA is encoded by the coding sequence ATGAGTTGGACAGCCGACAAGATCCCCGATCAGAGCGGATGCACGGTCGTTATCACGGGCGCGAACAGCGGCATTGGTCGCGAGGCGACCCGCGAACTCGCGCGCAACGGCGCGACGGTGATCATGGCCTGCCGGAGCGTCGAGCGCGGCGAGGACGCGGCCGGCGACGTCCGCGAGGACGTCCCCGACGCTGACCTCCGCGTCGAGGAGTGCGATCTGGGCGACCTCGAATCGGTCCGCGCCTTCGCGGAGCGCCTCGCGGACGAGACGATCGACGTGCTGATCAACAACGCGGGGGTCATGGCGATTCCGCGCTCGGAGACCGAGGACGGCTTCGAGACCCAGTTCGGCGTCAACCACCTCGGTCACTTCGCGCTGACCGGGCTCCTCCTCGAGAACCTGGCGACCGACGAGGGCGAGCCGGCGCGGGTCGTCACCGTCTCGAGCGGCGTTCACGAGCGCGGCGAGATCGACTTCGACGACCTCCAGGGCGAGGAGTCCTACGACGAGTGGGACGCCTACGCCCAGTCGAAACTGGCGAACGTGCTCTTCGCGTACGAACTCGAGCGGCGGTTCCTCACCGCGGGGACGAACGCCGAGAGCATGGCCGTGCATCCGGGCTACGCGAACACGCAACTCCAGTTCCGCGGCCCCGAACAGAGCGGGAGTCGGCTCCGAATGGCGGCGATGAAACTGATGAACACGGTCGTCGCGCAGTCGGCCGAGATGGGCGCGCTGCCGACGCTGTACGCTGCGACCGCGCCAGAGGCCGAGGGCGGCGCGTACTACGGCCCCGGCGGGTTCAAGAACATGCGCGGCACGCCCGAGCGACAGGCTTCCTCGGATCGCTCCTACGACGAGGAGACGGCTCGTCGGTTGTGGGCCGTCTCGGAAGACCTGACCGGCGTCGAGTACGATCTCCCGGAACCGAAGGTCGAAGTACCCGCGTAG
- a CDS encoding beta-propeller domain-containing protein, with translation MNGRTRLIAVALAALLVGSVVGAGLAGVFETERPASTDLEGENSALAGASEPELTTFASEKAFVEYVADDRSRTAAFSRPPVTARTGGADMVEEDDAASAEDGASDAGTSASRSAPATGGSGEQRYSETNVQEAALDEPDVLKTDGESVYYADHRYASGWDETSIVDVSDPDAPEAVGSIPRSGDLLLAGDTLVVLGDEEAAGYDVSDPENPTEQWRKDLEARIETARLYEGDLYLVLVDRPGDDPCPIEPYGDQAIECTDVVRPSTDADADAVYTAARVDPETGSLESEASVVGSRSLSATYVSENGIYLSYTRSTDEYDLRRAYLGSENGSAMLDAQARERVAALDDLEISQRAKAVELREILADRYDRMDEDERRETRRAFEQGLRDYAEAHQRELTSTGIVRVDIDGELSAEASGEVPGTPLNQFSMDEHEDHLRIATTIPRTHGVDSVNDVYVLDADLETVGSVTGLGVDERIYSVRFEGDEGYVVTYREIDPFYTLDLSEPTDPTVDGELKLPGFSEYLHPLEDDLVLGVGQEDRRPKATLFDVSDPEDPVELDSAILSAERYSDVSRTHTAFLQDEAHGVFFMPGSESSYVFDYEGGDLEEVARVDLGGRGTRAMYVGDHLYVFGEDEAVVLDETSWEEETRLDL, from the coding sequence ATGAACGGTCGAACGAGACTGATCGCGGTCGCCCTCGCGGCGCTGCTCGTGGGCTCGGTCGTCGGTGCCGGCCTCGCGGGCGTGTTCGAGACGGAGCGCCCTGCGAGTACCGACCTTGAAGGGGAGAATAGCGCGCTCGCCGGTGCGAGCGAACCCGAACTGACGACGTTTGCGTCAGAGAAGGCGTTCGTCGAGTACGTCGCCGACGATCGGTCGCGGACCGCCGCTTTCAGTCGGCCGCCCGTGACGGCACGGACGGGCGGTGCCGACATGGTCGAGGAGGATGACGCCGCATCGGCCGAGGACGGCGCGTCCGACGCGGGGACTTCCGCGTCGAGGTCGGCACCCGCGACGGGGGGTAGCGGCGAACAGCGCTACTCCGAGACGAACGTCCAGGAGGCGGCCCTCGACGAACCCGACGTGCTGAAAACGGACGGCGAATCGGTCTACTACGCCGATCATCGCTACGCGTCCGGCTGGGACGAGACGTCGATCGTCGACGTGAGCGATCCCGACGCCCCCGAAGCGGTCGGATCGATTCCCCGCTCGGGCGACCTGCTGCTCGCGGGTGATACCCTCGTCGTCCTCGGCGACGAGGAGGCCGCCGGCTACGACGTGAGCGATCCCGAAAACCCGACCGAACAGTGGCGCAAAGACCTCGAGGCGCGGATCGAGACGGCCCGCCTGTACGAGGGCGACCTCTACCTCGTCCTCGTCGACCGGCCGGGGGACGATCCGTGTCCGATCGAACCCTACGGCGATCAGGCGATCGAGTGTACCGACGTCGTTCGTCCGAGCACGGACGCGGACGCCGACGCCGTCTACACCGCCGCCCGCGTCGACCCCGAGACGGGCTCCCTCGAGAGCGAGGCGAGTGTCGTCGGCTCGCGCTCGCTGTCGGCGACCTACGTCTCCGAGAACGGGATCTACCTCTCCTACACCCGCTCGACCGACGAGTACGACCTGCGCCGCGCGTACCTCGGCAGCGAGAACGGGTCCGCGATGCTCGATGCCCAAGCCCGCGAGCGCGTGGCGGCGCTGGACGACCTCGAGATCTCGCAGCGCGCCAAGGCCGTCGAACTGCGCGAGATCCTCGCGGACCGGTACGATCGGATGGACGAGGACGAGCGCCGGGAGACTCGTCGAGCGTTCGAGCAGGGTCTCCGCGACTACGCCGAAGCCCACCAGCGCGAACTGACGTCGACCGGAATCGTCAGGGTCGACATCGACGGCGAGCTGTCCGCCGAGGCCAGCGGCGAGGTGCCCGGCACGCCGCTCAACCAGTTCTCGATGGACGAACACGAGGACCACCTCCGCATCGCGACGACGATTCCTCGAACGCACGGCGTCGACTCCGTGAACGACGTCTACGTCCTCGATGCAGACCTCGAGACGGTCGGCTCGGTGACGGGACTGGGCGTCGACGAGCGCATCTACTCGGTCCGCTTCGAGGGTGACGAGGGCTACGTCGTCACCTACCGCGAGATTGACCCGTTCTACACGCTCGATCTCTCGGAGCCGACGGATCCGACCGTCGACGGCGAACTCAAACTGCCGGGCTTCTCGGAGTACCTGCATCCGCTCGAGGACGACCTCGTCCTCGGCGTCGGCCAGGAGGACCGCCGGCCCAAGGCGACGCTCTTCGATGTGAGTGATCCCGAGGACCCCGTCGAACTGGACTCGGCGATCCTCTCCGCGGAGCGCTACAGTGACGTCAGCCGAACGCACACCGCGTTCCTGCAGGACGAGGCCCACGGCGTGTTCTTCATGCCCGGCAGCGAGAGCAGCTACGTGTTCGACTACGAGGGCGGCGATCTCGAGGAAGTCGCCCGCGTCGATCTCGGCGGTCGCGGCACCCGCGCGATGTACGTCGGCGATCACCTCTACGTCTTCGGCGAGGACGAAGCGGTCGTCCTCGACGAGACCTCTTGGGAGGAAGAGACGCGACTCGACCTGTAG
- a CDS encoding RNA 2'-phosphotransferase, translating into MTDPVRVCEDHGAFSAEREGCPACNACGVQSLSGPRRRRLSKFMSGALRHFPDDVGLELDERGWADYNELVAAVERTYDWARSAHVAAVIATDPKGRFERTATETAAADDDIGGRVRASYGHSVAVDLEPTDAPVPDDLYHGTAPDALESIREEGLRPMNRRQVHLSERPATARRVGRRHADEPVVLVVDAAAMLADGRRITKRGRETYTTDRVPPEYLSVRGE; encoded by the coding sequence GTGACCGACCCCGTTCGAGTCTGCGAGGACCACGGCGCGTTTTCGGCCGAACGAGAGGGCTGTCCCGCCTGTAACGCGTGCGGAGTCCAGTCGCTCTCGGGGCCTCGACGTCGTCGCCTCTCGAAGTTCATGAGCGGTGCCCTCCGGCACTTTCCTGACGACGTCGGCCTCGAACTCGATGAGCGCGGCTGGGCCGATTACAACGAACTGGTCGCCGCGGTCGAACGGACGTACGACTGGGCGCGATCGGCCCACGTCGCGGCCGTGATCGCCACCGATCCGAAGGGGCGGTTCGAGCGAACCGCCACCGAGACGGCGGCGGCCGACGACGATATCGGCGGCCGCGTTCGCGCGTCCTACGGCCACTCCGTCGCCGTCGACCTCGAGCCGACGGACGCGCCGGTTCCGGACGACCTCTACCACGGGACCGCGCCGGACGCTCTCGAGTCGATTCGCGAGGAGGGGCTCCGGCCGATGAACCGCCGACAGGTCCACCTCTCGGAGCGCCCGGCGACGGCCCGCCGCGTCGGCCGGCGCCACGCTGACGAGCCGGTGGTGCTCGTCGTCGACGCCGCGGCGATGCTCGCGGACGGCCGCCGGATCACGAAACGGGGCCGAGAGACGTACACGACCGATCGCGTCCCGCCCGAGTATCTCTCGGTCCGAGGGGAGTGA
- a CDS encoding DUF5806 family protein, whose product MDGNETVDRSESERPERSDGPAGTDDDSSADDDDATDATPATNGAGISSDGDEAPADGDERASAASGGDASMPGVPDPEPQEDDVPEDVQKYARFTKMDGAQYDRVNEFLRDRTYITAREWAIARLCSDFRTETGVEMTKIGENLPDLVPFMTDTYSPQAVNQARSSFEDKVRTAGATFLYGAMCDFFTAEELDDVMYEATEVAKFLLEVEGVDLSVEDELEAEERISSVMREVREASEELRAEDIAESED is encoded by the coding sequence ATGGACGGTAACGAGACGGTCGATCGGTCCGAGTCCGAGCGCCCGGAGCGATCCGACGGGCCCGCCGGCACGGACGACGACTCGAGCGCTGACGATGACGACGCGACGGACGCGACTCCCGCGACGAACGGAGCCGGGATCTCGAGTGACGGCGACGAGGCTCCGGCCGACGGCGACGAGCGGGCGTCGGCCGCGAGCGGCGGCGACGCGTCGATGCCGGGCGTGCCGGACCCCGAGCCCCAGGAAGACGACGTCCCCGAGGACGTACAGAAGTACGCTCGCTTCACGAAGATGGACGGCGCGCAGTACGACCGCGTTAACGAGTTCCTCCGGGATCGGACCTACATCACCGCCCGCGAGTGGGCCATCGCACGCCTCTGTTCTGACTTCCGGACCGAGACCGGCGTCGAGATGACGAAAATCGGCGAGAACCTGCCGGATCTGGTCCCCTTCATGACCGACACCTACTCGCCGCAGGCGGTCAATCAGGCCCGCTCGTCGTTCGAGGACAAGGTCCGAACTGCCGGCGCGACCTTCCTCTACGGCGCGATGTGCGACTTCTTCACCGCCGAGGAGCTCGACGACGTGATGTACGAGGCCACCGAGGTCGCCAAGTTCCTCCTCGAGGTCGAGGGCGTCGACCTCTCCGTCGAGGACGAACTCGAGGCCGAGGAGCGCATCTCGAGCGTCATGCGGGAGGTCCGCGAGGCCAGCGAGGAGCTCCGCGCGGAGGACATCGCCGAGAGCGAGGACTAG
- a CDS encoding peptidylprolyl isomerase — protein MGDVTATLHTNKGDIDVELYDERAPRTVDNFVGLATGGETWEDPETGEEIEGEPLYDDVAFHRVIEDFMIQGGDPTETGRGGPGYEFDDEFHDELRHDDEGILSMANSGPDTNGSQFFITLAPQPHLDDRHSVFGKVTDGMDVVHEIGDVDTNANDQPKEDVVLESVSVDYE, from the coding sequence ATGGGAGACGTTACTGCCACGCTGCACACCAACAAGGGCGATATCGATGTCGAACTCTACGACGAGCGCGCACCGCGGACCGTCGACAACTTCGTCGGCCTCGCGACCGGCGGCGAGACCTGGGAGGACCCCGAAACGGGCGAGGAGATCGAGGGCGAGCCGCTGTACGACGACGTCGCCTTCCACCGCGTCATCGAGGACTTCATGATCCAGGGCGGCGACCCGACTGAGACCGGTCGCGGCGGCCCCGGCTACGAGTTCGACGACGAGTTCCACGACGAACTGCGCCACGACGACGAGGGCATCCTGAGCATGGCCAACTCCGGGCCCGATACCAACGGCTCGCAGTTCTTCATCACGCTCGCTCCGCAACCGCACCTCGACGACCGCCACTCGGTCTTCGGAAAAGTCACTGACGGCATGGACGTCGTCCACGAGATCGGCGACGTCGACACGAACGCGAACGATCAGCCGAAAGAAGACGTCGTCCTCGAGTCCGTCTCCGTCGACTACGAGTAA
- a CDS encoding thiolase family protein translates to MSQTPVVVKAVRTPQGKEDGVYADVRSEDLSVPLIDEILAETALSGDEIDDLMWGCAQQRGEQDNNVARVIALLSELGENVPATTINRWCASSMQAVISASDAIAAGNRDAVIAGGVESMSRVPMGEGYGHIHPRLAEMYDLGDLQMGMTAEKVAEEYGVSREEQDEYAARSQQNATEATESGRFDDEIVPIETEDGTVEEDEGIRPGTTKEKLAELPTVFKDDGTVTPGNASQISDGASALLVTSEAFAEEHDLEIMAEVGQNNVAGVDPTVMGIGPVPATKGLLERNGRDIDEYDLVELNEAFASQSIYSRDELGIDPEIFNVNGGAIALGHPLGASGARLPVTLINELQKRGGGLGLATLCVGFGQGAAIEFDVN, encoded by the coding sequence ATGTCACAGACGCCAGTCGTGGTCAAGGCAGTACGGACGCCGCAAGGGAAAGAGGACGGCGTGTACGCCGACGTGCGCAGCGAGGATCTCTCGGTACCGCTGATCGACGAGATTCTGGCCGAGACCGCGCTCTCGGGCGACGAGATCGACGATCTGATGTGGGGCTGTGCCCAGCAGCGCGGCGAGCAGGACAACAACGTCGCCCGCGTCATCGCCCTCCTCTCGGAGCTCGGCGAGAACGTGCCGGCGACGACGATCAACCGCTGGTGTGCCTCCTCGATGCAGGCGGTCATCTCCGCCTCCGACGCCATCGCGGCCGGCAACCGGGACGCCGTCATCGCCGGCGGCGTCGAGAGCATGAGCCGCGTCCCGATGGGCGAGGGGTACGGACACATCCACCCGCGACTGGCCGAGATGTACGACCTCGGCGATCTCCAGATGGGGATGACCGCCGAGAAGGTCGCCGAGGAGTACGGCGTCAGCCGCGAAGAGCAGGACGAGTACGCCGCCCGCAGCCAGCAAAACGCCACCGAAGCGACCGAATCGGGCCGCTTCGACGACGAGATCGTCCCGATCGAGACCGAGGACGGCACCGTCGAGGAAGACGAGGGCATCCGCCCGGGAACGACCAAAGAGAAGCTCGCCGAACTCCCGACCGTCTTCAAGGACGACGGCACCGTCACGCCCGGCAACGCCTCCCAGATCTCCGACGGCGCCTCCGCCCTGCTCGTCACGAGCGAGGCGTTCGCCGAGGAGCACGACCTCGAGATCATGGCCGAGGTCGGCCAGAACAACGTCGCCGGCGTCGATCCGACCGTCATGGGGATCGGCCCGGTCCCGGCGACGAAGGGGCTGCTCGAGCGCAACGGCCGAGACATCGACGAGTACGACCTCGTGGAACTCAACGAGGCCTTCGCGAGTCAGTCGATCTACTCGCGCGATGAGCTCGGCATCGACCCCGAGATCTTCAACGTCAACGGCGGGGCGATCGCGCTCGGCCATCCGCTGGGTGCCTCGGGCGCTCGCCTGCCGGTGACGCTGATCAACGAACTTCAGAAGCGCGGCGGCGGCCTCGGGTTGGCGACGCTCTGCGTCGGCTTCGGTCAGGGTGCGGCGATCGAGTTCGACGTCAACTGA
- a CDS encoding ferredoxin, translating to MSDDGIQRASDVGSSDAPPVEEKPYKIIFEANKCFGAGKCAEVSDNWEMSIASGMAQPNEYFIDEDDLEHNVRAAEICPAKKDDGCIHVVDRRTDEEIAPDPHGDGTLSVDW from the coding sequence ATGAGCGACGACGGCATTCAGCGCGCCAGCGACGTCGGGTCGAGCGACGCGCCGCCGGTCGAGGAGAAGCCCTATAAGATAATCTTCGAGGCGAACAAGTGCTTCGGCGCGGGCAAGTGCGCCGAAGTCAGCGACAACTGGGAGATGTCCATCGCGTCGGGTATGGCCCAGCCGAACGAGTACTTCATCGACGAGGACGACCTCGAGCACAACGTCCGCGCGGCGGAGATCTGCCCGGCGAAGAAAGACGACGGCTGCATCCACGTCGTCGACCGCCGGACCGACGAGGAGATCGCGCCCGACCCCCACGGCGACGGTACGCTGAGCGTCGACTGGTAG
- a CDS encoding peptidylprolyl isomerase — translation MRTSEGDIDVELYDERAPRTVANFVGLATGERAWIDPETGETVEGEPLYDDLRFHRVIEDFMIQTGDPTGTGRGGPGYTFDDEFHEELRHDEAGVLSMANSGPDTNGSQFFITLAPQPHLDDRHAVFGAVTTGMDVVREIGSVETDDADRPKEAVVLESIAVDSA, via the coding sequence ATACGCACGAGCGAGGGCGATATCGACGTCGAACTCTACGACGAGCGCGCGCCCCGGACCGTCGCGAATTTCGTCGGGCTCGCGACGGGTGAGCGCGCGTGGATCGATCCCGAAACGGGCGAGACGGTCGAGGGCGAACCGCTGTACGACGACCTCCGCTTTCACCGCGTCATCGAGGACTTCATGATCCAGACCGGCGATCCGACCGGCACCGGTCGCGGCGGTCCCGGCTACACGTTCGACGACGAGTTCCACGAGGAGCTGCGCCACGACGAGGCCGGCGTCCTGAGCATGGCTAACTCCGGGCCCGATACCAACGGCTCGCAGTTCTTCATCACGCTCGCTCCCCAGCCCCACCTCGACGATCGCCACGCCGTCTTCGGCGCGGTCACCACCGGCATGGACGTCGTCCGCGAGATCGGCAGCGTCGAGACCGACGACGCCGACCGACCGAAAGAAGCGGTCGTCCTCGAGTCGATCGCCGTCGATTCCGCGTGA